The genomic segment ATGTATGCGCTCATAAGTGGCATTCTAAATGATTATATAAATATTTGTCCCCGAGATGAAGCAACTTTAATCAGTTGTGAAATGATTCCTGAGTGTGCACTTTTCACGTGCACATGTTAATGAGGTTTACTCAacaaactgaagaaaaaaaaagcaccaccaGCTAATCAACTAATTGAGACCCTTTGCTAGGACACCCATATAGAACCAATCAGAAACCAGTCTTGCTGTCACTAGGTAAATATGAAGGCAAGCTAAAGCTGCTATTGGCTCAGACTGGATTTCTTTGGAAAACAGATGATATGCGTGCATCCATATGGTCGACCCGGAGGCCTCTTTTGTTCTGTGACTGATGCGCCTCACAACTTTAAAGGCTTCTTCCTGCACTTtaagtcctcctcctccttctgttGATTTGCTGGCTGAATAACGAGTCAGCACGATGATCTGGCAAAGTGTGCCTTGGGTTTTGTGTGCCCCAACCCCTCCCCTCACTGAATCCACCCACACCCCATCCCACCCTGCAGCCTGCACACTCACAGCTCCAGACTTTGTGTTTGGGGTGAAAGGAACCGTCTCAAATGTCCAATGCAGCCGCAGCAGCTGCTATTGGACCTCTCTTGTCTTTAGCACAAAAGAGGAGAGAGGTCCAAGGTCCCCATGCACTTTTGTTGAAGGCCCCTCCCCTCATTTTTCTGCTCTTTGCATCCATTGAGGAGGGTGCAGAAGTGTTGGCTGTAGCTTTTGTCTGAGTTTTGTTTTGGCGAGTCGAGTTGTGGAGGGGGTGCGGAACAAACACATTTAGCCACCTTTCTgcagcacacaaacacagacgcACGACACAAACTCATTGTAGTGTTTACAATAAATGCATGAGTACATGTTAAAGCAAAAACTCACCTGTGGTTTTAGTGTATATCAAAAGAGAAAATAACTTAGGACTTAGTAACTGGCATtccgcatacacacacaattaACACTGGGTAGATAGTCCAGAACCACCAATAGGTGAAAATACAGATCCTACACACTTGTGCCTTGACATACAAGTGCCTTGACATACAAGTGCTACAACTTCTAAATTTTTTCACGTTACAAGATGGTGCTCTGATGTTTTTTGTACTTTAGGAACCATAACGTCTTTGCTGCCATCGCTGAGTGTGCTGTGTGCAGTTTGGCAGATAGTGAACCGTAAAAAAGAAAGAGTCAAGTGTGCTTGTTACGAGTTAATTACGGCAGCAAACCATATAACTAGACTGTTGTGTAAATATGAACGTATGAattatttaagaattttcttccCGATatgtctattttttatttcacctGTCCGGGGTCTACAAATGTAAATCAGCTGTATGCTAACATTTAACTTCTTCATCAATGTGCATTGTCCCtctcaaaataataattaaatgaaataaaaagctgAAACACATGAGGAGTTGGAAGATAATGTTTTTTTGCAGCTTTGGACTTTGCCTACAAAGTTTAATCATGAGGGTTGACATTTAATCATTaacaaatcaaaataaatcCTCAAACCTTAGAAAAAGTGTGACACTTACTGCCCAATATAAAAGACAGGACCAGAACCTTATGGCCGCTTATACAATATAATGACATCCAATAAAAGACTTTATAAAGTCAATTGTGGTTTGAATTAAAACTGACATTAATTGAACAATTCAGTATAGCCGTTATTATGAGGGTAGTTGATATTGCTGTAAATGTCAGTGAACTCCAAATGTGATTcatagttgttgttgttgttgttgttgttgttataaaTGTGCATCCACCATCACTGCTGCTGCGTTTGTATGAAAGCCTTGAGGGCCCCAACTTGCAGTACTTGCATGGTAGGGCACTCCACTGTTTTTgcaacagctgtgtgtgtgtgcatgtgcgggtGTGCATCTGTTTTTCATGGTAATGATGCAGCATTATATTGCATTAGCATAGTTACCAGACGGCCTCTATAAgaacataataaaaaaatatctgtTATTCATAAAATGTACCTAACAATATGATGATATACAGAGTTTTTACTATGATCAAAACATATTTAAATTGCTGCTAATGTGTGTGCTGGCTTACTGGCAGCAATGAGAATATTTACATTAAATGCTTTCTTTAATAATTAATTTAATCATTCAATTAGGTTAATTGGAGATGCATAGAGCCCACACGCACACTGAATGCTGTCCATCAGAACCATCTGCTGGTGTTCTCTTGCACATAGAAaggatttggggggggggggggggggggggtgatggagGAGGGACACTtgagaagcagcatgtggctgcaGCAGTGGACCTCTTTATGGCGTAGTTTAGAAAGCGGGCTAATGTTTCTCAGGTTGAAGTTGTTCAGGTGATGTTTGTAACAATACTTTTGCATATACATGTCTTTTGCATGCATTGTTTGTATAAGTTGTTCGATTTGTGTTAAAGTTGTTGGAAGGTTTATTCTTACGTAACATATATGCTAATTTCTGTTAGCCTGTCTATGCCACTTCACATTGTATATTAGCATTGAGCTAGAAAAATGTAATGAGACAAATTATATGTTTTGGTGTTTTGAACAGTTTGTGTCAATATTAAACTTTTGCTTTATATCCTATTTTTGTAATATAAACTGCAGCTgagaattaaaataaatggtttgaaaaaaaaacatgttttgcctGATATTTAGAGAGCTGCGCAAGTGAGAACAGGTGCTGAGTTTAAATGTGTTTAAAGCatatagcaggggtgtcaaactcatttttttcgcaggccgcattgtagtcatagcttctttcggatggccattatgactgtcaacccaaataaatgtatgagcacctcatattatatacagtaaaagctacaaaacaaactgacaaataactcgttttcaaatcagatgaatcagatgagtaaaaactggccaaatattaaaaaaaaaaagatattattaaaagtgaagacaatttgcaattctagtaatgacacaaatttgatgcacaatttttcctcgcgggccacataaaatgatgtggcgggccgtatctggcccccgggccttgactttgacacatgTGGCATATAGGATGAACAAACTTTTACGTACAGAATTATAGTCCATGGTCTCACCCCTGTGGGTGGATCGagaatgtttttaaaacaataaattgaGGTTCACTGTCCTTTCAAAATGCATGATATTCAAATAGTTTCATCATGCTGGAACTCTGCAGTGTTGTGACTTGAGATGTGCTAATTTTCCTCAAGCTACTGTCACCCATCGCTGAATTGCAGAAGCCGACATCATCACTACCCTTCACCCTCTCTTTCGTCAGCTCATTAAACTGAAAAGCAGATGGAGTGAGTGCCGGGTGGGTTGCCGAGGAGATTTAAAGTGCTGATTGCGTTTCAGCTGGTCTTGCTTTGTGTGTGACAGTGGGGCGTGGAGACTACAGCAGCTGTTGACTTTGCAATGGTGACACAAGACTTTGAAGGTCAGTTTGACTTTAGAGTCTGAATTCAAAGTCACAAAGGACTAGTGGAAATGTTTGAATTGCGACGGCGCAAGAGAATAAAGCACGCGTGCCAAGTCCAAAATGTCACTTTAATTACGCTGCATTAGCGTTTGGGTGGTATGTAGTAGATTTTGTCACGAGTAAGATTAAGATTTCAAATGTTGTGGTGGTTCTGAGTCTAGAAACATAGATGGTTGCAATTttgagtcagatttttttttttttttgcttttattgataGAAAAAACATGCAGGATAGTGTCCATTGAATACCAGATATTGAGTTTGACAGGTTAAAATGACCCAAAACTGTGACTGTTTATCTATACAACTAATTTCAACAGTCTTGAAGGTCATTTTTATGGTAGCTCATCTAATACCTCATAAATTTTAtactttcatgatttttttttgtgatagtAGAATGTTCTTATCACAAGTGTAAAGACTTGATATTTCAGCACGATGGAGCAGCCTATCTAACCAACATGCCGGCATGGCACCCACGTTGGCAGTGGGGGGGAGGAAAGACCAATGTGATgaattaaaacattttatttcttccttaaaaatattttttcatctgCATCTAATATGGCAAATCATTTGACaaagtgaaaacattttttttcttttacaacaCATTTGCTGTTTGCTAAAACATCATAGATCAATACTAGTTAATTAAGTAAACATctggatttttttccctattatttttcattattcaGCCATATTCTAAAGTGAAACCTTTAGGCAACaggcatagttttttttttcagtatttatcttggggtttttttttgtcattgttaaACTTCTAAAGTGAAACCTTTAGAGAATTAAGACAATTCTGGAAAGTGGGAAATATTTTCGCTGACTGCAACTGTTGCCATGTTGCTCAGTCTTGCAAGAGGCCAAGGTTAAAAAGTCTCTTTTTAACAAGTCCTCTTCCTCAGCACCGCTTCTTCTCCTGCTGCGCGTGCTTCAACGAGCGACGTGTGCTGCGTGCATGAACGAGATATCACCGCACGCACACGCCGCTTCTCCTTCCTCTCCAAACCTCATCCGCACAAAGAATGAGGGTCGATGTGTCGCTCTTGAGGCATACCTGACTTCATTCACACAAAGAATGAGAGTCATCTTGGCATGGACGGGACAATAAGCGACGGTTCCACGGGGGCCCCTCGGGCCGGCGCCGTGCTGCCTGGATTGGGAATCCTCCTCAGGAGTATCCAGGGATGAGCAGAGACAGCCTCATCCTGTCAATCAGGATGAGTCTTTGCTACATGAGAAGCTTCACATAGGAGAGCCCAATCCCACATCAGCGTCCGGGGAGGCTGATTTCGGGAACCCAGTCATTCAGACGCCGGCTCTCCTCGCAAAACAGGTGCAGCTTTTCCAGAGAGGGGTCCTCCCAAGCCCCTTCAGATGGATTCTGTTAAGACAGAAAGAGGAGAAATAATTTAGACGGTGCCCCCATTTCACACATAATAAAAACCTTTGCATTGGTGCGAGGAGCTCTACGTACCGTGATGAGGACACAGTGAGCATCTTCGAGCTGCTCAGACTTGCCAGCAACAATCTCAGACAGACGTTGCTTGTCGCTCACTCTGACGATGCTGATGTCATTGTCGAAGCAGAAGGACTGGATGAGGGTGAAGTGGATCTGCAGCGCAATGTCACACTCGAAATCCTCATCCACGGCAAGCACGCAGAAGGACACACTGTCTGGATCACTGTTGaagcatagaaaaaaaaacgcatggttagctgctgcaactgatttgattatctTGGTGATGATAGAGAATCCAAGCagacaaaatgtgaaatgttcggCAGAAATTTATTCCAACTTACTCGGTCATTATTTTTGCACTCTCATAGACCCCAACGGTGAGTCGATCTTCGCCCTTAGCGCAGAGCAGCGCTTCCTTCAGAGATTTTCCAGCAGACTGCATGGTGAGTTGTAGGGTATCTTACGATTCAGTTGTTGGTGAGCTATTTGTGCTGTATTCAAAGACCCTGCCACTTTTTATACTATAGTCCCGGCACACGCTTGCTGTCTGATTGGCTCGTTCAGGCACAATGGCTACAACAGCCCTGCTGCCCTCCGTCTGCCTCTGGGACGCGTGCCTTTAGAACTCTTCCAAAGTCGGGGCGGCATCCTTTGAATGAAAGGATCAGACGAGACTTTTTGACCTTTCGATGATTTTGGAATAATGAAACCACACAAGAGGAAAACCCTTatgtcaaagtttttttttttttaaatcaacatgGTGAGGTTGTGGATGTTTAAACATATTTGTAGACATTTCAGACTTTTTAGATGCCATGATGTATAAATCTTTTGTAAATCTGCTAGGAACATTTTCCAAAAGAAATAATGGAACAAAATTTAGGGTCATATGTTTGTTGACTGTACAGGAAATGTTTTAAGATTTTTGTACCATTCCTAATGGTCATATAAAAATACAAGTCTTAagttaacaaaataaaatgacatgtTACTTTAATGATGAAAGTATGATGCCAAAGTGAGTCATGATACAGGTGCATGCATCTTAGCATTTATAATTGTAAATAACAATTGCACTTTCTTTACTTTTACTTGAAATGACAACTCACACATAGTAACACTTGAGTGCCGAAATTCCAGCATGATGGCTTTTTTAATTCAGAAGTTTCAAAGTAACAGTAACTTTGGGAGCTTATTTTTCCAGAAAAATATTGAACCATAGTAGACGTGCAACTTAATAAAAAACAACCGCAATTCCATTTGATGGCATTGTTCTGCAGCCCGTGCAGAGCATGAAGACAACATTGGCGTCAAAGGAATTTTCCAAGGTAATGATATTTCTTAAAAGCTGTTTATAATACCTTGATAATTGATTTAATCCCAGGGAAAGATGATGCATTAAGCAAAGTTATGAAAATATAGGGAATAGTACAGAATATTGTAATACAACATTTTCAATTTCTCGGTAACAATATTGGTCATGAAGTAGTGCGGCATtgatcaaatgaaaaaaaaagagagaaagaaggaAATGAAAATTGTCTGCTTCTTGGCAAGTTCTTTGAGACGTATCATCTGAGTTGGACTTTTACAATTTCGGAGGAGGACATGCTCGCATGTATAAG from the Syngnathus scovelli strain Florida chromosome 13, RoL_Ssco_1.2, whole genome shotgun sequence genome contains:
- the LOC125979429 gene encoding growth arrest and DNA damage-inducible protein GADD45 gamma-like, which gives rise to MQSAGKSLKEALLCAKGEDRLTVGVYESAKIMTDDPDSVSFCVLAVDEDFECDIALQIHFTLIQSFCFDNDISIVRVSDKQRLSEIVAGKSEQLEDAHCVLITNPSEGAWEDPSLEKLHLFCEESRRLNDWVPEISLPGR